GCGGCAACCGCGCCTTGCGCAAGGCTTGCACTAAAGCTTGCCCGATGCGAGGCAAAGCCGACATGACACACGAATCGCATTCCATCATCGGGCCTTCGCGCGGGTCGCGCTGGCTGATCACCTGCGACCACGCCACCAACCGCGTGCCGGACTGGGTGGGCGGCGGATCCCTGGGCATCGCGCCCGAGGACATGGCCCGCCACATCGCCTATGACGTGGGCGCCGCCGGGCTGACGCGGAAGCTGGCCGAACGGCTGGACGCGCCGGCGATCCTGACCGATTTCTCGCGTCTGGTGATCGACCCGAACCGGGGCGAGGACGATCCGACGCTGCTGATGCGGATCTATGACGGCACGGTGATCCCGGCGAACCGCCACGCCGGGCCGGCCGAACGCGCGCTGCGGATGGAGCGGCTCTATCGCCCCTATCACGCCGCCTATGAGGCCCTGGCCGCGGCCCGGCCGGACCGGGCGATCTGCGCCATCCACAGCTTTACCCGCCAGCTGCGCGGAAGGCCGCGCCGGCCCTGGGCGGTGGGCGTGCTCTATTCGCATCGCGACGAGCGGCTGGGCAAGGCGCTGGTGCGCGAATGCCGCGACCTGGGCTGGATCACCGGCGACAACGAGCCCTATTCCGGGCATCTGGACGGCGATTCCATCGACCGCCACGCCCTGGCGCAGGGCCGGCCGAACGTGCTGATCGAGGTCAGGAACGACCTGATCGCCGACGCCGCGGGCCAGGCGCTCTGGGCCGAGCGGCTGGGCGCCGTGCTGGAGGGATTCCTGGACAGGTGCGGGCTATGATGCGCTCCGCCATGGCCCGCCGGGCCCTGACCTTTGCCCTGGCCGCGGGTGGCGGCGCGCTGTTCCTGGCGCTGCAGCTGCCGCTGCCCTTGCTGCTGGGCCCGATGCTCGCCTGCCTGATCGCGGCGCTGGCGGGGGCGCCGCTGATGGGCGCGGGCGGGCTCGGCACCTTCATGCGCACCTTCCTGGGCGTCGCGGTCGGGGCCTCGATCACGCCCGCGGTGCTGGGCAAGATCCCCGAGATCGCCGCCTCGCTGGCCTTCGTCCCCGCCTTCATCCTGGCGATCGCGCTGGTCGGCTATCCGCTGTTCCGGCGCGGCTTCGGCTTCGACCACCCGACCGCTTGGTATGCCGCCATGCCGGGCGGGTTGCAGGACATGCTGGTCTTCGGCGAGGAGGCGGGCGGCGACGTGCGCGCCCTGTCGCTGATCCATGCCACGCGGGTGCTGGTCATCGTCACCGTGGCGCCGCTGATCATGCAAAGCTTCTGGGGCGTGGACCTGTCGCAGCCGCCGGGCGTCTCGATCCGCGCCACCGATCCGGCCGAGATCGCCATCATGGTCGCCGCCGGGCTGATCGGCTGGAAGGCGGCCGAGCGGCTGGGCCTGTTCGGCGCCTCGATCCTGGGGCCGATGATCCTGACGGCGGCGCTGTCCTTGTCGGGCGTGATCGAACACCGCCCGCCGGCCGAGATGATCCAGGCGGCGCAATTCTTCATTGGCGTCGCGGTCGGGGTGAAATACGTCGGCATCACCGGGCGCGAGCTGCGCATCGACGTGACCGCAGGGCTGGTCTATGCGCTGTTCCTGGCGCTCATCAGCCTGATCTTCATCGAACTGATCATGCAGCTGGGCCTGGCCCCGGCGCTCGACGCCTTCCTGGCCTATCTGCCGGGCGGGCAGGCCGAGATGGTGGTCATCGCCATCATCGCCGGGGCGGATCTGGCCTATGTCGTCAGCCACCACCTGCTGCGCATGGTGATCGTCATCACCCTGGCGCCGCTGGCCTCGAAGCTGATCGAGCGGCGGCGCTAGAAAAAGCTCTGCGGGTCGATGTCGACCGACAGCCGCAGGTTCGTCGGCGGTTTCGGCGCCTGCGCCAGCCAGGCCGCGATCGCCGCCTGCACCGGCGCCTGGCGCGGGGCGCGGATCAGCATCCTGACCCGGCAGCGGCCGCGGATGCGGGTGATGGGCGCCGGCGCGGGGCCGAAAAGCTCGGCCCCCACGGCGCGCAGCGGCTCGGCCCGGCGGGCAAGCGCATGGGCGTAATCCTCGACCACCGGCATGTCGGGATGCGACAGGATGATCCCGGCCAACCGGCCGAAGGGCGGCATGCCGGCGGCCTGGCGCTGCGCCGCCTCGGCGTCCCAGAAATCCTCGTCCCGGCCCGACAGAATCGCCCGGATCACCGGATGCTCGGGCTGATAGGTTTGCAGCAGCGCCAGCCCCCGCGCCTCGCCGCCCTCGCGCCCGGCCCGGCCGGCGACCTGGCGCATCAGCTGAAAGCTGCGTTCCGCCGCGCGCAGATCGGCGCCTTGCAGGCCCAGATCGGCGTCGATCACCCCGACCAGCGTCAGGCGCGGGAAGTTGTGGCCCTTGGCGACCAGCTGGGTGCCGATGATGATATCGGTCTCGCCGGCGCCGATCTCGGCGATGGCCTCCTTCAGCGCCCGGGCCGAGTGGAACAGGTCCGAGGACAGCACCGAGGCGCGGGCCTCGGGGAAACGCTCGGCGACCTCCTCGGCCAGCCGCTCGACGCCGGGGCCGATGGCGGTCATCTTGCCCTCGACGCCGCAGGACGGACAGGCGGTCGGGATCGGCTTGGTCTCGCCGCATTGGTGGCAGACGAGGCGGTTCTGGAAGCGGTGCTCGACCATGCGGGCGTCGCAATGGTCGCAGCCGATCTGCTGGCCGCAGGCACGGCAGGCGGTGATCGGGGCATAGCCGCGCCGGTTCAGGAACAAGAGCGACTGTTCGCCGCGCTGCTTGCGGGCGGCGATCTCGGCGGCCAGGCGCGGGCTGATCCAGCGGCCCTTTTCCATCTCTTGCTGCCGCAGGTCGATGGTGCCCATTTCCGGCAGTTCGGCGGTGCCATAGCGCGACCGCAGGTCCAGCCGGCGATATTTCCCGGCGGCGGCATTCACCCAGGTCTCGACCGAGGGCGTGGCCGAGGCCAGCACCACCTGCGCCTGTTCGATGCTGGCGCGCAGCACCGCCATGTCGCGGGCGCTGTAATAGACCACGTCCTCCTGCTTGTAGCTGGAATCGTGTTCCTCATCGACGACGATCAGGCCCAGGTCGGCAAAGGGCAGGAACAGGGCCGAGCGGGCGCCGACCACCATGCCGACGTTATGCGTCGCCGCCATGGTCCACAGCCGGCGGCGCTCGCTGCGGGTGATGCCGGAATGCCATTCGCCGGGCTGGGCGCCGAAGCGGGCCTCGACCCGGTTCAGGAACTCGGCCGACAGCGCGATCTCGGGCAAGAGCACCAGCGCCTGCCGGCCCTGGCGCAGGCATTCGGCCACGGCCTCGAGGTAGACCTCGGTCTTGCCCGAGCCGGTGACGCCGCGCAGCAGCGTGGTGCCATAGGCGCGGCGGGCGACTTCGGCCCGCAGGGCATCGGCGGCCTCGGCCTGGTCCCGGGCCAGCGGCTTGCCGGGCAGACCGGGGTCAAGCCGCGGATAGGGCACGTCGCGCGGCGCCAGCACCTCGGCCAGCGTGCCGGATTTGACCAGCCCCTGCACCACGCCCGGGCTGACGCCGGCCAGCTGCGCCAGCTCGCCGGGGGCGAAGCCGGCGCCGCCGTGATCCTCGATCACCCGCAGCACGGCGGCGCGGGCATCGGTCATGCGCGCGGGCGGCGGGCCGGCGCGATGGATGATGCGGCGGGCCGAGGGCGGCTGGTCCAGGTCCGGCGCCCGCGTCGCCATGCGCAGCATCGCGGGCAAGTGCGTCAGCGTGTATTCGCCCATCCGGGTCAGGAATTCGATCATGCCCCCCGACAGCGGCGGCGCATCGACCAGCCGGGCGACGGGCCGCAGCTTGGCCATGTCGAAATCGCCCATGCCCGGCCCCCAGACCGCCCCCATCACCCGGCGCGGCCCCAGCGGCACCACCACCAGCTGGCCCAGCCGCACCCCGCCCTCGGGCGCGAGATAGTCGAGCACGCCGACGACTTCCTGCGTCAGCACGGCGATGCGAGCGCCATGGGGATAGAAGGGCGGCGGCATCGGGTTCAGGGCACCGCAGCCCAGCCGACGAATAGCAGCAGCGGCCAATGCCCGGCCAGCAGCGGGCCGGCGGCCAGCAGCGGCAGCAGATCGAACAGGTCGGGGTTCAGGGCTTCCAAGGGCGCTCTCCTGCGGACAAGGCCGGGATCTTGCACAGGGCCGCACCCGCCCGCAAGCCGCGCGGACTTCACGCGCCGATTGTTATGCGCTAAACCCTCGGCAAATCCGCAAGAGGGGGCCCCCGCGCATGAAATTCTTTGTCGATACCGCCGACGTCGCCGCGATCCGCGAATTGAACGACCTGGGCATGGTGGATGGCGTCACCACCAACCCCTCGCTGATCCTGAAATCCGGCCGCGACATCCTGGAAGTCACCAA
This portion of the Paracoccus sp. N5 genome encodes:
- a CDS encoding N-formylglutamate amidohydrolase — protein: MTHESHSIIGPSRGSRWLITCDHATNRVPDWVGGGSLGIAPEDMARHIAYDVGAAGLTRKLAERLDAPAILTDFSRLVIDPNRGEDDPTLLMRIYDGTVIPANRHAGPAERALRMERLYRPYHAAYEALAAARPDRAICAIHSFTRQLRGRPRRPWAVGVLYSHRDERLGKALVRECRDLGWITGDNEPYSGHLDGDSIDRHALAQGRPNVLIEVRNDLIADAAGQALWAERLGAVLEGFLDRCGL
- a CDS encoding AbrB family transcriptional regulator; the protein is MMRSAMARRALTFALAAGGGALFLALQLPLPLLLGPMLACLIAALAGAPLMGAGGLGTFMRTFLGVAVGASITPAVLGKIPEIAASLAFVPAFILAIALVGYPLFRRGFGFDHPTAWYAAMPGGLQDMLVFGEEAGGDVRALSLIHATRVLVIVTVAPLIMQSFWGVDLSQPPGVSIRATDPAEIAIMVAAGLIGWKAAERLGLFGASILGPMILTAALSLSGVIEHRPPAEMIQAAQFFIGVAVGVKYVGITGRELRIDVTAGLVYALFLALISLIFIELIMQLGLAPALDAFLAYLPGGQAEMVVIAIIAGADLAYVVSHHLLRMVIVITLAPLASKLIERRR
- a CDS encoding primosomal protein N', which produces MPPPFYPHGARIAVLTQEVVGVLDYLAPEGGVRLGQLVVVPLGPRRVMGAVWGPGMGDFDMAKLRPVARLVDAPPLSGGMIEFLTRMGEYTLTHLPAMLRMATRAPDLDQPPSARRIIHRAGPPPARMTDARAAVLRVIEDHGGAGFAPGELAQLAGVSPGVVQGLVKSGTLAEVLAPRDVPYPRLDPGLPGKPLARDQAEAADALRAEVARRAYGTTLLRGVTGSGKTEVYLEAVAECLRQGRQALVLLPEIALSAEFLNRVEARFGAQPGEWHSGITRSERRRLWTMAATHNVGMVVGARSALFLPFADLGLIVVDEEHDSSYKQEDVVYYSARDMAVLRASIEQAQVVLASATPSVETWVNAAAGKYRRLDLRSRYGTAELPEMGTIDLRQQEMEKGRWISPRLAAEIAARKQRGEQSLLFLNRRGYAPITACRACGQQIGCDHCDARMVEHRFQNRLVCHQCGETKPIPTACPSCGVEGKMTAIGPGVERLAEEVAERFPEARASVLSSDLFHSARALKEAIAEIGAGETDIIIGTQLVAKGHNFPRLTLVGVIDADLGLQGADLRAAERSFQLMRQVAGRAGREGGEARGLALLQTYQPEHPVIRAILSGRDEDFWDAEAAQRQAAGMPPFGRLAGIILSHPDMPVVEDYAHALARRAEPLRAVGAELFGPAPAPITRIRGRCRVRMLIRAPRQAPVQAAIAAWLAQAPKPPTNLRLSVDIDPQSFF